In Rhizobium sp. ZPR4, a genomic segment contains:
- a CDS encoding RbsD/FucU family protein: MLKGISPLLNADVLYALKSMGHGDMLVVVDTNFPAEAIASQTVLGEVLRIDNVSAADAVAAILSLMPLDTFIDDAATRMEVVGSPEEVPQVQQEVQAVIDKAEGKHWPLTPVERFAFYERAKDAFCVVQTGERRFYGCFTLTKGVIPPEAE, from the coding sequence ATGCTGAAGGGAATTTCGCCGCTGTTGAATGCGGACGTGCTCTATGCGCTGAAATCGATGGGGCATGGCGACATGCTTGTCGTCGTCGACACGAATTTCCCGGCGGAGGCCATTGCGAGCCAGACCGTCCTGGGCGAAGTGCTGCGCATCGACAATGTGTCCGCCGCCGACGCGGTCGCGGCGATATTGTCGCTGATGCCGCTCGATACCTTCATCGACGATGCGGCGACGCGCATGGAAGTGGTTGGCTCGCCGGAAGAGGTGCCGCAGGTCCAGCAGGAAGTTCAGGCCGTGATCGACAAGGCCGAGGGCAAGCATTGGCCGTTGACGCCGGTCGAGCGTTTTGCCTTCTACGAGCGCGCCAAGGATGCCTTTTGCGTTGTTCAGACCGGCGAGCGCCGCTTCTACGGCTGTTTCACCTTGACCAAGGGCGTCATCCCGCCGGAAGCTGAGTGA